The DNA region GTTCGCGACTGAGATCGCTCTCCACTGCCATGGCCAACAGCCACTCGGGCGCGGACTTTGCGAGCGGTCCTGTAAGAAGGGACATGGCCAGGCCGTCCCGATCCGTGCCCGGGGGCGCCGCGCGAATCGCCTCGACAGCCATGCGGGTAGGCGGGGAATCGTCGGACGCCCGCGCGATGACCGTACGCAGGAAGTCGTGAGGAAGAGACAGGCGTGGTTTGGCCGCGGCCATCGGACTCCAATCGTCGGCACCGCCCCGCGACGTGATCCTCTGGTCAGCGCCACCCGGGCACGGTGTCGTATCAGGTGTGAGCGTCAATGATGCCGAAAGGGACTGACAATCCAGGTGAGTTCGGCATGATGCTGACGTCGCACTACACCTGGCATGACAGGTCTGCCACCAACAGATCGAGGGTGGCCTCCTCGTGGAGCGCGACGCCGAGGGCGGTCATGGCGGGGGCGAGGTCTGGGTCCCAGTCTGCGTCGACCGGCCCGCCGTCGAGAGCCAGTTGAGGGATGGCCTCGGATTGACTGCGAGCGGCCAGGCGCTCGTAGTCCGCAGTGTCCATGCGCCACGGCAGGGCTTCGTAGCGGCGGATCACCCGGTTGGCCAGCGCGATCCCCGGCCAGTCGAAGTCGCCGTGGTACGCGAAGCGGCAACCCGTGGCGGCGAGGGCGTCGAGAAGCGTGACGACCACGGTGGCGGCACTGCCGGAGGTGCACACGATGGGCCGGACGCAGGCGGCGTCCGCCGCGGCTTCCACAACACGCGGATTCTCACAGATGTGAATGAGCGTTGCGGCGGGGAGCTGCAGCCGGAAGTCACGGAGGTCGCGTGGTGTGACATGAACTTCGCAGTGATGGTCGGCCCGCTCCCGCAGAGCACGCTCCCGCCAGCCCTCGCCGACGGGTCGCAGCCCGTAGGTGAGCACCGTGCTGGAGACCTCGTCCGGCGTGACGGACACCAGCCGCCACAGAGCGCGTCGGCCGGCGGCGTCGTCGGGGAACTCGGTGCCATGGGCGAGGGCGACGCCGCGTTGGACGACGCGTGCGAGCCAGGTGCCGTCGTCAAGGCCGTGGGCGGAGCCGGTCGTCATGGCTGCGAGTTCTCCTCGGCCGCGCGTGCCGTTGCGTTCAGTGCCTTCGGGGCCGAGGAGAGCGGTGAGGACTTGGACCGCCTGCTGGAGTGTCCATATCGCCGCTTCAGGTGTCACTCCTTTCGGAACACCGGTACGGCGCAGCAGGTCGTACCACTGCTGAGGCCATTCCTGGTCAGCGAGCGGGGAGGCGTCCAGTGACGAAGAAAGGGACGACCACACCCGCTCCCGCCGCGCCGCCACGTCCGCGCGGGCGGCACGGCGGTCGGTGAGTGGCGGTCCGAGTTCTTCCAGAGTCCGTCTGAGTCCGAGTCCGGCGGCTGAAGCGCGTAGCCGTGCGTCGAGCACGTCGAGCCGTATGGTCGCAGCGGCACCTGTGAGGGGTTTGCCCAGTAGGAGGGACAGATCGTTGCGTTCCTGGGCGTTCATCGCGGTCAGCCGGAGCGAACCCGTGGCCTGTACGCCGTTGCTCTCCAGGCGTTTACGTGCTCCCTGCCACAGCCGGGCGAGTCCGGGTCCCTTCAGCCAGTCGCGCGTTGCGGCGGGCAGCCCGCTCATACGGACACCAGACGCCGGTGCCGACCGTTCCAGGTGTAGTGCAGGGTGGCCACCCCGCGTACGTGGGGATCACGAAGGCACTCGTAGATGTGCAGGGACGGAACCTCGGGCCAGTTGCCCATGAGCCGCTCGCTGGTGAGGACGAAGTCGAGATCGAGGTCGACGAGGATACGGCCCAGTCGGCCGTGGGTGGGTTCATCGACCTTGGCGAAGGCGTCGTCCAGGAGGATCAGGCGTGGTGCGTGAGGTGCCGATTCGGCGAGGCTGCTGAAGTGGGCGGCTGCTGCGGCGAAGAGCACGAGGTAGGAAAGCACGCGTTGTTCGCCCTGGCTGAGCCCCGTCCGGCCGGTCAGTTTCCTATGGCGGCCTGGGGCCGCGTCCTCGACCACGAAAGTGTGGAAGCGGAACCAGTCGCGGTAGTCCAGCGCGGTCCGCAGATGGGCGGCGTAACCGGCCGATGGGTCGGCACGGCGGGCGTCCTCGATCCGGCGTTGCAGCACCTCGCGCAGCTGCTCGGTCTGCTCGCGCGTCCTGAGGCTCGACGGACTGCGCAGCAGCTCGACGGCCGCGCGTACATCCGCGTCCACATCCTCGTCCAGCTTCCACAGCAGCTCGACGCCGAGGCCGTGGGAGGTGCGCACGGTCCGCAAGGTGTCGTTGAGAGCCGCGACCAGGTTCGCAGCGGTGATGACCTGCGCCGAGAGGTGGTCGCCTAGCTCGCCGGTCAGGAACCGCTGGAAGACCTCACGTTCGCGCTCGGTGAGCCGCCCTCGGGCCTCCGTGGCCTGAACCGCGATCCGCTCGCCCACAGCCGCGACGTCATGAGACCCGTGGTCGTCGACCAGCCGGCACACTTTGATCCCGTCGCGCTCCTCCAGCTGCGCATCGAACCCACCGGCCAGTTGATCTCGAAGATCGGTGTGACGGTTGAGCAGGGTGCTGTCCGACACCTCGCCCTTCGGGCGGCCGAGGGCTTGCTCCACGGCGTCGGCGAGGGCCCGCAGCGCTCGCAGACGGCTGCGCACGTCCGCGCCGGGATCGTCCGACACGTACTCGGGCAGCGAGGACCGGTCGAGGCCGGCGCCGAGCACCACCTCCGGTCGGCCGAGAGCAGTGCGAAGAGCGCTGCCGGTGTCGATGACCGTCGTTTCCTGGTCCGCCAGGGTTCCGCGCAGGCGCTTCTCGTCCTCTTCCGCGCGCACGCGCTGGTCGTGGAGGTCGTCGCGGGCTTTCTGCGCCCCGGGCAGGGCGCGGTCGGCGTTCGCGATGCGCTGTTTGGCCTCCTGCTCGCGGGAGAGGATCTCTTCCTCGGACGATCCGATGGCCTCTTCGCGGGTACGCAGGTCCTGCTCAGCGGTGCGCAGTCCGGCGAGGTTGAGCCGGTAGCTCTCGTCCGCGGCCAGGCGATCCCCTTGGGCTCGTCCGTACCGGTCGGCATCGGCCTGGTTGGTACCGAGCCGCCCACCAGTGCCGCTGACGGCCCTGCGCAGATGCCCGATACCGCCGAGCAGGCCGGTCAGTGCGGTGCGCACACTGTCTAGGGTGGCCGGGTCGCCGGGCAGGTCGTGGGCGGTCGCAGTGGAATCCGCCTCGGTCCGCGCCGATACCGCGAGAGCGCGTGTCTCCTCGGCCAGCCGCGCCGCGCGGGTCGCCTTGGCGGTCAGGCCGCGCAGGGTCCGTTCTGCTGACTCGGTTCTGCTCCATGCGTCCGCGAGATTCCGCGCCCTGGGGAAATCCCGTTCTGCGAGCGTGAGAGCCCGACGCGTGGCATCGGCTACGGCGAGCGCTTCGCGAACGTCGTCCAGCCGCTGTTCCGTCTGCGTGGTTCGCTCCTCCAACTCGGCGAGGATGCGACGCCGAGTCTCGGCCCGTACGGCGGCCCCAACGTACTCGGTGTCGCCCTTGTCGTAGCGACCGTTGAGTATGCCCAGACGCCAACTGCCGTCGAAAAAAACCGCATTGTGTGCGGAAGTCTCTTGTGTCGATGCGAGTGCAATGCTGGCCAGCAGACCCTCAACCTGCTCGGTTGTGATGCCGCAACCCGGTTCAGGGGCTGGGCGCAAGGCCGAGGCGAGAGTCGGTCCGTCGGACAGCACGGGACCCTGCTGGAGAAGAGTGTCCCGGATGCGTGAATCGAGCAGGACGCCGTCCGCACTCACCCACGCGTCCAGGATTCCACTCGCCTCCAGCGCCCCTTCCAGACCAGCTCGGTCGGTCGGCGCCAGCTCGTCCACGAAGTCCACGAGCCGGTAGAAAGGTGCTCCACTGCCCGGCTTCCTCGCGGCGGCACGATGGTGTGGGGCCGGCGGCTCGGGGTCGGTACGTCGCTCCCAGTCCCGCTTCTGCTCCGCCAGACGGTCGAGTTCCTCACCGAGTCGGCCGACGTCGAGCGCCAATGTGTCCCGGCGTCCGGTGAGTTCCTCGCCGTACGGCTCCAACGCGGCCTGAGCGGTCCGCCACGCCTGGCTGTCGATGGCGGGCGGCAGTGTGCGGTCTACGAACGGCGCGTCAGTAGAGGTCTCGTGGCCGACAGTGGCGTGGACGGCGTCCAGCGACGGCAGGTCGGGACCCAGTGCAGTCCGAGTGCGCACCGCCCACTCGGCGACTTGACAGGAGTAGGCGCCGCTCTCCTCGGCGACCTTCTGACGGCTGCCGTCGAGGTGGCCGACGGCCTCTTCCGCCTCGCCCTCTAGCCGTTCGCGCTCGGCATCGGCCTGAGCTGCCGCGCCCCGGGCCTCGTCCGCCCGTGCGATGAGGCGGGTCACCTCCTGAACCATCCGGGCCCGATTTCTCGCGACCGTCTCGGCGTCCTGCAACTGGTCCTGCCAGGACCGCAGTCCTTCCTGAGCCGTGACCGTGTCCACGCGGGCCGCCGACCGGTGCCGTACGGCGCGCGTCTCCCCGTCCGGAGTCGTCAACGCGGTTTCGGTGGCCTGGGCGAGAACCGTTCGCGGCAGGGCCACCGCCTCGCCGAGATGGCCGGTGGGAAGCCCGGCCTTTTCCGCCTGCGTCAGCAGCTCCCGATGTTCGCTTCCCAGCTCGGCCAGTCGGCTTCCGAGGTGTTCGACGCCTTCGGCCAGTCGCTCGGCCGAGCCCTCCTCCGTATCGTGCGCGTTGCTCAAGGTCGTGAACGCAGCCGCGGCGGCGGTGTGCAGCGCCTCCACCGTGCTGCGGCGCTCCGATAGTTCGCGCAGGCTGCGGTAGGCGTGACTGGCGTGCAGGGCGGCCAGGTCGGTCCGGGCGTTCTGCTCTTCGTCGCGCAGGGTCTCCAGTCGGCCCTCCGACTCCTCCTCCTGCGTCCTCAGGTCGCTCGTCCGCTGTGCGGCGTCTCCGGCCGCCCGGCGCCGCTGTGCGAGGACGCCCAGCTCGTGGCTCACGCTCTGGGCGGAAGTGCGCAGGACCCCGGCCAGGTAGCCGCGGTAACTGGTGAGAAACGTGCGCAAGGCCGCGTCGGTGCGTTCCAGGCGGCCGAGTTCGTCCCGTACGGCGTCGAGGTCGTGGAGGTTGCGCGCTACCTTCTCGACCACGTCCTCGTCGAGCCCTGGCAGGGTCTCGCTCAGCAGGGAGACCAGACCCCCGTGTTCGATGCGGTCGCCGACTGTCGGGCGCCGCAGCCGGTGGAGGAGCTGTGTGAGGTTGCGGTAACGCGTCGCGTCGGTGATGCCGAACAGTTCCCGGGCCACTCGTGAGCGGTGCTGGACCGCACGGTCGGTCGTGTTGTCGGAGCCGACGATCTCCTTGAGCCGGTCGACCGGTAGCGGCTTGCCCGCCTCGACCAGATGCAGGTCCTCACCGATCCGCAGCGGGGTGACGAAGAACGTCGGCAGCGCCTTCTGCGTCGACTTCGAGGCGCGGATGGCGGCGCCGAGCGTCAGGTGGCGGTGACCGCCGTCGTCGGCTGTGCCCCGGAACTCCACCCACAGATACCCGAGACGGTTGGTCTGCTCGAACCCGTCCAGCATCAGCCACGCGAGCGTGGTGCGGCCGGTGCCTGTCGCGTCCAGTGCCCGGGAGTCGCCGTCCAGAAGGTACGGAAGCAGCATCTCCAGGGCCTTGGACTTGCCCGCACCGTTCTTGCCACGCAGCAGCAGCCGTCCGTCGCCGAAGGAGAACTCCTGCTCGTCGTACTGCCAGACGTTCTGGATGCCCGCCCGGTGCAGCCGGAAGCGGGTGCCGCCGTCTCTTGTGGGGCCGACGGTTGTCGCAGCTCCGGAACGCGGCAGCGGAACGAGGCCACGCGCGTCGGTGGTCATAGCGGCAACTCCTCCTGAACGTCTGTGTCCTTGCCGACTGAGGTGGCCGGGCGCACCATGACTTGGGTGGCGTAGCGAGCCGCTGCAGCCAGCAGCACCCAGCCGTCGCCCCCGGGCCGTGCGCCATGGACATCGGTCACCGTGCGTCCTTCCGATGCCTCTTCGACGTACCCCTCCGGCAGTCCTTCGCCCTCGGCGCGCAGCTGGCCCGCGCGGGCCATCAGCCGCATGCGGACCAGCAAGTCCAGTACGGCCTCTCGCAGGGAGGGAAGGTCTTCCAGGTATCCGCGTTGCCAGTTGCTGCGTTGCCCGTACTCGGTGATGAGCTCGGCGAGCACCTCGTCCACCAGGCCGTCCGAGACGGCCACCCCGATGATGAGTGTCCCGCCGGTCGCCGGATGCCCCGGTTCCTGCGGCCGAAGGCGTTCCACGAGCCGTTCCGCCAGCAGCAGCGCGGCCTGTGCGACGGTCCCCGTGCCCGGCAGGTGCAGATCCGTGAGTTCTTCCTCGGGGTCCACCAGCACCACGCCCTCGGCACGGATCTCCATCTCCAGACCAAGGAGTTCGGAGAAAGCCTGGGCCTCCCGGCGCTGCCGGGTGCGCAGCCAGTCACGCTCGGCGTCAGTGAGCTCGTCGAGGTGGACGACGGGTGTCTCGACGAGCATCCGGCGCACGTAGGTGCGTGGTCCGCCGAAGCCCGGGTCCGCTGCCCGCCGGACCAGGTCGGCGCCGTTCCGAGCCTGGGAGAGCGGGCCGGCGACGACCACGCGTGCCAGCTCCCGGTCTATCGTGATCAGGGCTTCTCCGCCCGTCTCCTGCGCGAGTGCGGCCACCTGGCCCTCGGTCTCGATGAGCACGCCCCAGTCGACGAGCTGGCGCAGTGCCGCGACCAGGGTCCGCTTCCCAGCCGCCCGGCCCGTTCCCTCCAGCTCGATCCCGGCGTCGGCCGAGGCGGCCCTGATGTCGGCGACCAGGTGGGACAGCAGCATCTGCTCGGGCGCGGTCACCAGCACGGACAAGGCCAGCGCGAGGCAGGCGTACGTGGGTGGGGTGAACGGGGTGCCGGTGGAGCGCTCCAGCCGATGACCCGAACCCGCCCCCAGCCCCGCCTTGAACAGCCGGGCGTAGGAGCTGTCGACCAGCAGGCGGTAGCCGAGCACCTGCTGGAACCGTTTGCCCAGCCAGTCGGCGTGCCGGCGGATCAGCGGGAAGAGGTCGGCGTGGGGGCCGTCCGACGCGACCAGCGGGTGAGCGAGCAGCAAGCGGGCAGCGGTGCGGCGCTCGGCTGCCAGGGCTACGTCGTGAGTCGAGGGGAGGGTCATGACACGCTCGCCTCCGCTTCGCCGTCGACCGCGGCGGAGGTGCGGCCGATGTCCAGCTCCAGGTCGTCCAGCAGCAGGTCGCCGTCGGCCGAGTACAGCATCGTTCGCGTGCCTGCCGTCCGGCGCACGGTGAGGCGGATACGCAGTTCGGCGTCTTCACTGCTGGCCGACTCGAGGTCGAACCCCGCCGTCCTCTCCCCGTCCGTGCTGACGGGCCTGCTGAGCTGTGCGTTTCCGAGCGCCGTGGCCAGCAGCTCCAGGAGCAGCCCGAGCGCCGCCGAGGTGAGTCGTACGTCGGCGAACCGGCCGGACGCACTGCGCAGTTCGTCGGCTGCCGCTGCTCTGGCCGCTGCCCGCTGACGGGCTGCCTCCCTCAGCAGCCGCTTCTGCGCGGAGTGGTCCTCTACCGCTGAGGCCCGCCCCCGCTGGGCCCGGCTGCCTCGCTCGCGCAGGGCCACCGGTACCTCGACCACGGGACCGGTCCACCAGCTCGTGTAGGCGGGCACCACCTCGTCGGTGGCCGGAGGTATGCCCAGATGGCGGGCGCCGTACAGCCCGAAGGCGGCGACGGCGATGTCGTGTGCGTCCTGCGGCGCCGCTTCGTCGAACCAGCGGGCCAGCCGCAGCAGATCCTTGCGCCGGGACATCCCCCCGGTGGCCGACCGCAGCATTCGCTTGGCGTTGGCGAGCAGCGACTGCAACGCGCGCAGAGTGGCATCGCGTAGCTGGTCGACCTGGCTGCCCTGGCCGTCGGTGTTGCTGAACCAGCCGCGCAGGCCCTCCCAGTCCGCGAATTCGCGGCCCCGGCTGCGCTGGATCCGGATGTCAGGGCGGCTTTCGCTCTGCGCCTGCGTCGAGATCCCGTTGAGTCCCTGGGCGTGGGAGTCCAGCCGGTCCAGCAGAGCCGGGATGTGCGGCCACAGCGTGTCCAACGCCGCCGAGATCCGGGGCGCTCGGAACGCCACGTCCTCCGTGATCGCCTCGACGTAGTCCAGGAGCAGTTCCTTGAAGCCCTGGTACTCGGCGCTGTCCAGGTCGTATCGGGACAGCACCTGGCCGAGGTAGGCGTAGAAGTCGCGTATGGAGTCCGCGAACTCGGCGAACTGCACGAACAGCGTGCTGATTCGCTCCAGCCCGTCCTGCGGCTCGACGCCGCCCGGCGCGGTCACGAGGTCGGCCAGCTCCCGTAGTCCGCGCTCGACCAGGGCCAGCAGTTCGTTGCTGACCTCGCGGGCGGCGTCGGCCTCGGTCAGCACCCCGTCGGCGTCCCGCTGGATACGTTCGCCCAGTTTCGACAGCTGGTAGCGCGAGCGGGAACGCTGGTACTCGCTGATGCTGGACGCGTTCACCGTGCGGCTGCTGCGCAGCAGGTTTCCCCAGGCCACCAGCTGTTCCAGCCGGACTGTGAGGGTGTCGGCGTCGAGCCCCGCGGCGAAAGTTCCGGCCTGGCGCAGTTTCACCATGATGTCCGGGACGGCGAGATCCGCCAGCAGCGTTCCGCAGAAGACCCGCATGATCGCGACGTGCTCCAGCCGCTCGGGCGCGCTGAGGTACGTGTACGCGTTTAGCCGCCGCCGTGCCTCCTCGTCGGAGTCCTGGCCCGGACCGGATTCTGATGCCCCCATGCCGGTGAGGTTACGCGGAGCAGCCGGGCGCCGTCGTTGAGTGGCCGAAAATGCCGCGGACGTGTGCCAGGCTTGATTGTTGCGAAGTCCGGCTGCATCAACTGGACGTGACGGGCAACCCGCCCCCGGCCAGCTCTCTCACGAGCTGGTAGATCCTTTTCCGGCAGATGCGCTTGCGATAGATAGGCCGCAGTCCCCCGCAGGATCTCGTTCTCCTGCTCCAGCAGTTTGATCCGCCGCCGTGCTTCCTGAAGTTCCGTATTCTCCTGACTGGCCGTTCCGGGCTTGGTCCCGTCGTCGATGTCCGTCCGACGCATCCACTTCCAAAGCGTCATCGGGTGGACTCCAAAGGCGGTGGACACCCGTTCGACCGTCAGGCCCGCGCCGCGGTTCCTTGCGACCCGCACGACGTCTTGGCGGAACTCCTCCGGATGAGGCTTGGACACAGCGAAATCCGTCCCACCCGCCCCACAAGGCGCACCAGTTCGGATGTCACCCGATTCGTGTGGCAGACCCGCTGAATATCTGCTTGCGAAGCGCGGGGTATGCGCTACCCTGCGGGCAGGAATGGAGCCTGGGACGGTGCCTGGGCCACCTCCGATCGTCTTGAGGTACGGAGCGTCGGAAAGCGCCCTCGCCACCACCTCCTACCCGCTTCCTGCCCACCTGTTCTGTCCGGCCGTCGTGTGCCGGACGGCCGAAAGGCGTTCCGTGACCATCTACTCTCAGCACGCCACCCGTGGAAAGACGCAGATCCTGGCGACCTTCGAGGGTCCGGACGGCGTTGTATCCAAGACTGTGACGAGTCTTGCCGAGCCTCGCCTCGGGGGCCCGGTCGTCGACGCCCTCAATCGAATTTCCGCCTTCGCTACCGTCCCTGTCAGCATCCACGACTGCCGGGAACGGCGTGTGGGCTATTACCCGCGTACGCAGCTTGCCGCGCTCACAGACCCTGCCGCCCGCACCGCTCTTCTCGATGGTTCCCACAGTCTGTGGTTCGAGTACGTCTGCCTACGGCTTCATCAGGCGCTCGTCGACCTGGAAAGCGCCATGGCGGCTCTCCCCGACACGGTCAGCAGAGCGATCCGGGCCGAACTGGAGGCAGAGAAGCACGGATTGCAGACAGGACTCGCGGACTTCTCGGGAACTTCCTCGGAGGAGGATCCGGGGACCGAGCGCTGCTGGGAATTCGGCCACCCCTTCGTGAAGTACGACGACGGGCTGGACACGCTGAGCGACGAGACGCGCGAGCAGCTCGACCGGCGTGAGTCGGAATTCACCTCGGAGGAACGGGAGAAGGCGGTTGCTGCCCTCCGGGTGCTGGTCACCGCGCACTCCCAGGGCGGTGACGTGTGGGCTTCACTCGACGACCCCAGCTGTCGCCTCTTCGTGGAGCCGTATGACTCCGACGGCTTCTACCTGACGATCGAAGCGCCGGAACCAGGCGACGACGAGGCTTCGTGGGAGATCGAGGTCAGCCGTTGGGTGCCGGACAATCCCGACGAGGAGCCCGGGAACCACACCAGCGCGACAGGCCACGCCGTAGTCGGATGCGCCCTTCCGGTCGCGCCGACCGCCGAGGAGATCGCTCACTTGCTGAAGTCTGTGGACGAGAAGCCGCTGCTGCTCGCCGAGTGGGCTGAGACGCCCGTGGGAGCGGTACTCGCAGGGACGGCGATGGTGGTGACCGAACGCTACGACTCGTAATCCGGGTCGGCAAGGAAGCCGTGACGCCGGCGTGATGGGCTGGGAACGGCCCGCCACCGCATGCCGAGCGGATGCTTCAGCCGTGGTGGTCGCCCCGCGAGGTGACCACCACGGCTGGCCCGGCGTGCGTTGCCATCCGGATGGGCTGGGGTTGTCCTGGCGGAGTTTGGTGGAGTCGAGGGCTAGCAACTCGGACAACTGCGGAGCATGCCTATAGCTGGAAAGCGGGCCCCTCCTCAGAGTCCGACCCCGGCCCAGGAGGGGGGCCGAGATGCCGCTGCGCTGTCCAGTCTGCGTCAGGGGCAGCCGGGAAATCGGGGTATGGGCAGCGGGTTCGGTAGCGGGTGGCGCGTCCAGCCGGTGTCGTGGTCCCAGTGCAGGACGTGGGTCTCGTCCAGCAGGCAGCCGACCCAAAGGCCGGTGATGCCGGCCGGTACGTTCGGAGACCGCTGGGGCAGCAGGCCCGGGGCGGCGAGACGGTGCCATGCGGAGGAACGCATCCAGGTGAGCCAGAAGAACACCTCTCGGCGCGATCGGTCGGAAGCCGCGTTGAGCTTCAGGGCCAGGTCCTCGTGCAGCCCGAACTCGACTTCCAGCAGGTCCACCAGTTCCGTTCCGCCGTCGGCGTCAGCGATGGGCGACGGCTTCGTCGGGAGCGCGGTCCGCCAGGTCAGGGATCGTGCGAGGGCGATCCGTTCGCTCACCTCGCGGCGGGCCAGTTCGGCTAGTTCAGCATCGGTGTGGCGACCGGGGAAAAGGGCTTGCGTCGTCTCGGCCGACTTCCGTTCGTCCTCGGCCCGGCGTTTCTCCAGTGAAGCGAGGAAGTCCGGATCGAACGACCACAGTACGGGGCCCATCTGGGGAGGTTCCGGGAGGGGAGAGGGCGGTGGGGGCTTTCCCAGGTGTCGGTTCTTCTCGGCCTTCCCGGCCCAGTGAACCGGGTTGAAAGCCGGCATCTGGTCGCACCCTGTCAGCAGGCTGGCGCTGATGTAGCCGGTACTC from Streptomyces sp. B1I3 includes:
- a CDS encoding TIGR02680 family protein — its product is MTTDARGLVPLPRSGAATTVGPTRDGGTRFRLHRAGIQNVWQYDEQEFSFGDGRLLLRGKNGAGKSKALEMLLPYLLDGDSRALDATGTGRTTLAWLMLDGFEQTNRLGYLWVEFRGTADDGGHRHLTLGAAIRASKSTQKALPTFFVTPLRIGEDLHLVEAGKPLPVDRLKEIVGSDNTTDRAVQHRSRVARELFGITDATRYRNLTQLLHRLRRPTVGDRIEHGGLVSLLSETLPGLDEDVVEKVARNLHDLDAVRDELGRLERTDAALRTFLTSYRGYLAGVLRTSAQSVSHELGVLAQRRRAAGDAAQRTSDLRTQEEESEGRLETLRDEEQNARTDLAALHASHAYRSLRELSERRSTVEALHTAAAAAFTTLSNAHDTEEGSAERLAEGVEHLGSRLAELGSEHRELLTQAEKAGLPTGHLGEAVALPRTVLAQATETALTTPDGETRAVRHRSAARVDTVTAQEGLRSWQDQLQDAETVARNRARMVQEVTRLIARADEARGAAAQADAERERLEGEAEEAVGHLDGSRQKVAEESGAYSCQVAEWAVRTRTALGPDLPSLDAVHATVGHETSTDAPFVDRTLPPAIDSQAWRTAQAALEPYGEELTGRRDTLALDVGRLGEELDRLAEQKRDWERRTDPEPPAPHHRAAARKPGSGAPFYRLVDFVDELAPTDRAGLEGALEASGILDAWVSADGVLLDSRIRDTLLQQGPVLSDGPTLASALRPAPEPGCGITTEQVEGLLASIALASTQETSAHNAVFFDGSWRLGILNGRYDKGDTEYVGAAVRAETRRRILAELEERTTQTEQRLDDVREALAVADATRRALTLAERDFPRARNLADAWSRTESAERTLRGLTAKATRAARLAEETRALAVSARTEADSTATAHDLPGDPATLDSVRTALTGLLGGIGHLRRAVSGTGGRLGTNQADADRYGRAQGDRLAADESYRLNLAGLRTAEQDLRTREEAIGSSEEEILSREQEAKQRIANADRALPGAQKARDDLHDQRVRAEEDEKRLRGTLADQETTVIDTGSALRTALGRPEVVLGAGLDRSSLPEYVSDDPGADVRSRLRALRALADAVEQALGRPKGEVSDSTLLNRHTDLRDQLAGGFDAQLEERDGIKVCRLVDDHGSHDVAAVGERIAVQATEARGRLTEREREVFQRFLTGELGDHLSAQVITAANLVAALNDTLRTVRTSHGLGVELLWKLDEDVDADVRAAVELLRSPSSLRTREQTEQLREVLQRRIEDARRADPSAGYAAHLRTALDYRDWFRFHTFVVEDAAPGRHRKLTGRTGLSQGEQRVLSYLVLFAAAAAHFSSLAESAPHAPRLILLDDAFAKVDEPTHGRLGRILVDLDLDFVLTSERLMGNWPEVPSLHIYECLRDPHVRGVATLHYTWNGRHRRLVSV
- a CDS encoding TIGR02679 family protein is translated as MSGLPAATRDWLKGPGLARLWQGARKRLESNGVQATGSLRLTAMNAQERNDLSLLLGKPLTGAAATIRLDVLDARLRASAAGLGLRRTLEELGPPLTDRRAARADVAARRERVWSSLSSSLDASPLADQEWPQQWYDLLRRTGVPKGVTPEAAIWTLQQAVQVLTALLGPEGTERNGTRGRGELAAMTTGSAHGLDDGTWLARVVQRGVALAHGTEFPDDAAGRRALWRLVSVTPDEVSSTVLTYGLRPVGEGWRERALRERADHHCEVHVTPRDLRDFRLQLPAATLIHICENPRVVEAAADAACVRPIVCTSGSAATVVVTLLDALAATGCRFAYHGDFDWPGIALANRVIRRYEALPWRMDTADYERLAARSQSEAIPQLALDGGPVDADWDPDLAPAMTALGVALHEEATLDLLVADLSCQV
- a CDS encoding TIGR02677 family protein — its product is MGASESGPGQDSDEEARRRLNAYTYLSAPERLEHVAIMRVFCGTLLADLAVPDIMVKLRQAGTFAAGLDADTLTVRLEQLVAWGNLLRSSRTVNASSISEYQRSRSRYQLSKLGERIQRDADGVLTEADAAREVSNELLALVERGLRELADLVTAPGGVEPQDGLERISTLFVQFAEFADSIRDFYAYLGQVLSRYDLDSAEYQGFKELLLDYVEAITEDVAFRAPRISAALDTLWPHIPALLDRLDSHAQGLNGISTQAQSESRPDIRIQRSRGREFADWEGLRGWFSNTDGQGSQVDQLRDATLRALQSLLANAKRMLRSATGGMSRRKDLLRLARWFDEAAPQDAHDIAVAAFGLYGARHLGIPPATDEVVPAYTSWWTGPVVEVPVALRERGSRAQRGRASAVEDHSAQKRLLREAARQRAAARAAAADELRSASGRFADVRLTSAALGLLLELLATALGNAQLSRPVSTDGERTAGFDLESASSEDAELRIRLTVRRTAGTRTMLYSADGDLLLDDLELDIGRTSAAVDGEAEASVS
- a CDS encoding TIGR02678 family protein; translation: MTLPSTHDVALAAERRTAARLLLAHPLVASDGPHADLFPLIRRHADWLGKRFQQVLGYRLLVDSSYARLFKAGLGAGSGHRLERSTGTPFTPPTYACLALALSVLVTAPEQMLLSHLVADIRAASADAGIELEGTGRAAGKRTLVAALRQLVDWGVLIETEGQVAALAQETGGEALITIDRELARVVVAGPLSQARNGADLVRRAADPGFGGPRTYVRRMLVETPVVHLDELTDAERDWLRTRQRREAQAFSELLGLEMEIRAEGVVLVDPEEELTDLHLPGTGTVAQAALLLAERLVERLRPQEPGHPATGGTLIIGVAVSDGLVDEVLAELITEYGQRSNWQRGYLEDLPSLREAVLDLLVRMRLMARAGQLRAEGEGLPEGYVEEASEGRTVTDVHGARPGGDGWVLLAAAARYATQVMVRPATSVGKDTDVQEELPL